In Candidatus Nitrosarchaeum limnium SFB1, the following proteins share a genomic window:
- a CDS encoding glutamine amidotransferase class-I has product MLVVDNGSVYTKNLTDFLIDKNIHYEKIIPELLDLKALDHYDSFILSGRRKNEKKTNEINSKIINYTIQNDKKLLGICYGAEILALTLGGTIKKSVILQRGNEKISILKENPLFSGNLHVFESHGFEISKLPDVLIGIGESKNCKFEIIQYDKKPIFGTQFHPEMSDDGKNLILKFCSI; this is encoded by the coding sequence TTGCTAGTTGTTGATAATGGGTCTGTTTATACAAAAAATCTGACTGATTTTTTAATTGACAAAAACATACATTATGAAAAAATAATACCAGAATTATTAGATCTAAAAGCATTAGATCATTATGACTCATTTATACTATCAGGACGACGAAAAAATGAAAAGAAAACCAATGAAATAAATTCAAAAATAATTAACTACACAATTCAGAATGATAAAAAGTTATTAGGCATTTGTTATGGTGCAGAAATATTAGCTCTGACTTTGGGAGGTACTATTAAAAAATCAGTCATTCTTCAGAGAGGAAATGAAAAAATTAGCATTTTAAAAGAAAATCCACTTTTTAGTGGAAATTTGCATGTTTTTGAGAGTCATGGATTTGAAATTTCTAAATTACCTGACGTCTTGATTGGAATTGGAGAATCTAAAAATTGTAAATTTGAAATCATACAATATGATAAAAAACCAATTTTTGGAACACAATTCCATCCTGAAATGAGTGATGATGGCAAAAATTTGATTCTAAAGTTCTGTTCAATTTGA
- a CDS encoding hypothetical protein (hypothetical protein Nmar_0067), whose amino-acid sequence MILYSASTDKQAPPPDTGKFVRLIIIAIIAISILAVVGNQAVILSMNFTEFGEQFSKPLYYSLVSTLILSAIALVRVNILGRSSIFWYVVYTAIGFIGKGTQQQVSSSISNFRDYKLSPIQFVIWQITKILLFGAFFVNIMFGFAAVSFIDGNNFGIENLSNLFSLPFITPSIDPAYATQQVIPMIPALVILVPPVLAAIGLRLVLYVGIHKIIAVITSYFHDTKSGKPRYLNYVSTIETIIGIGIIWFGFNLFFTDQIDYNTRYIVGGTLIIGFTLLSFSLVDKIRARVLTHMFKRDVYIRILTVIVIAVIVGGLVTVNNSIADAKKIEYLGPYTAQQISVNRYIGQLNEIKENTHEVKLQSVSPNNIKNYVSQNNDVLSVVRVWDWEAAFAKLKPEIGLIPYVDFEDNDILRFNNTLYWTASMKPILPSSVSLANTWYNEHLVYTHVPNGFLTLEATGGQIIDSGKFFKQREIYYGEGGLFKDTWSAYPNSRGTDSAELGGVSYHGKGGLDISPPLSWTFEPNFLLSFPAESVHVMRYKDIQDRMKTLYPYFLYNIFGKELDSIPVTDGTKSYWLMPLIIGLDTHDVPWSIGNPYLRLVGFALIDSYDGNIQLLKTGDDFFTDIFVEQYPDQFKPIPKWLENQIRYPVELFNWKAEMYNIYHVNDVQTFIQANEFYEVPQGLETYYVQAKPPGFNQTEFIGLLSLELRGSQGRNLAGFMIVQNDLKNLGHIQFYEIPLNSTTKLIGPTAVREALDKDPTFAELKTLLRNPRIGDNILYRVGQHDVYFIPVYTAGSGGVVAQLGTIAAVGAAFTGEYYVGLGDTQDKAFEAYLKKVSGVAGASTSVNADYVELGRADRVDIIKSTFTTNGIEVSEPTSIQIPLSFKEGEIFFFTEKDRADTDKFLTDFIDNFVKPRNNRVFMWQQDTNLNIGTIIVKDNIPEIHYVSISIGN is encoded by the coding sequence GTGATTTTGTATAGCGCATCTACTGATAAACAAGCTCCGCCTCCTGACACAGGCAAATTTGTCAGATTAATCATAATTGCCATTATTGCCATTTCTATATTAGCTGTAGTTGGAAATCAGGCAGTAATTCTATCGATGAATTTTACAGAATTTGGGGAGCAGTTTAGCAAACCCCTGTATTATTCTCTAGTCTCAACTCTAATTCTTTCAGCAATTGCTCTGGTTCGAGTAAATATTCTAGGTCGATCATCTATCTTTTGGTATGTTGTTTACACTGCAATTGGATTTATTGGAAAAGGAACCCAACAGCAAGTTTCAAGTAGCATTTCAAATTTTAGAGATTATAAATTAAGTCCAATCCAATTTGTTATTTGGCAGATTACAAAGATTTTGCTCTTTGGTGCATTTTTTGTAAATATCATGTTTGGATTTGCTGCAGTATCTTTTATTGATGGAAATAATTTTGGCATAGAAAATCTATCCAATCTATTTTCCTTACCATTTATCACACCAAGCATTGATCCTGCTTATGCAACTCAACAAGTTATTCCAATGATTCCAGCTCTAGTAATTTTAGTACCTCCAGTACTTGCAGCTATCGGACTTAGATTAGTTCTGTATGTCGGCATTCATAAAATAATTGCTGTAATTACTTCTTATTTTCATGATACAAAAAGTGGAAAACCAAGATATCTAAATTATGTCTCTACAATTGAAACCATAATTGGTATTGGAATAATCTGGTTTGGATTTAATTTATTTTTCACCGATCAAATTGATTACAATACAAGATACATCGTAGGTGGAACATTAATAATCGGTTTTACTCTGCTATCTTTTTCACTAGTTGACAAAATTAGAGCACGTGTTCTAACTCACATGTTTAAGCGAGATGTATACATTAGAATTTTAACAGTTATTGTTATTGCAGTTATTGTTGGTGGTCTGGTTACTGTAAACAATAGCATAGCAGATGCAAAAAAAATTGAATATCTTGGACCATACACTGCTCAACAAATTAGTGTTAATCGTTACATTGGTCAACTAAATGAAATCAAAGAAAACACACACGAAGTTAAATTACAATCAGTATCTCCAAATAATATCAAAAATTATGTGAGTCAAAACAATGACGTGTTAAGCGTAGTTAGAGTTTGGGATTGGGAAGCAGCATTTGCAAAACTGAAACCCGAAATTGGATTGATACCATATGTAGATTTTGAAGACAATGACATTCTTCGCTTTAATAATACGTTATACTGGACTGCTTCGATGAAACCGATCTTACCATCTTCTGTAAGTCTTGCAAATACATGGTATAACGAACACCTAGTATACACTCATGTTCCAAATGGATTCCTTACATTAGAGGCTACAGGTGGTCAAATCATTGATAGTGGAAAGTTCTTCAAACAACGAGAAATCTATTACGGTGAGGGGGGTCTCTTTAAGGATACTTGGTCTGCATATCCAAATTCTAGAGGTACAGACAGTGCAGAACTGGGAGGGGTATCTTACCATGGAAAAGGTGGTTTGGATATATCCCCACCATTAAGCTGGACTTTTGAGCCAAACTTTTTGCTTTCATTTCCTGCAGAATCAGTCCATGTTATGCGTTACAAAGACATACAAGACAGAATGAAGACTTTGTATCCTTACTTTTTATACAATATTTTTGGAAAAGAATTAGATTCAATTCCAGTAACTGATGGTACAAAGTCTTACTGGTTAATGCCTTTGATAATTGGACTAGATACTCATGATGTTCCATGGTCTATTGGAAATCCATATCTTAGATTGGTGGGATTTGCACTAATTGATTCATACGATGGAAATATTCAATTGTTAAAAACAGGTGATGATTTCTTTACAGATATCTTTGTAGAACAATATCCTGATCAATTCAAACCAATTCCTAAATGGCTTGAGAATCAAATCAGATATCCCGTAGAGCTCTTTAACTGGAAAGCAGAAATGTATAACATTTACCATGTAAATGATGTCCAAACATTCATTCAAGCAAATGAATTTTATGAAGTTCCACAAGGTTTGGAGACTTATTATGTACAAGCAAAACCTCCTGGTTTTAACCAAACAGAATTCATAGGATTACTTTCATTGGAACTACGAGGTTCTCAAGGAAGAAATCTTGCAGGATTTATGATAGTTCAAAATGATCTTAAAAATCTTGGTCACATTCAATTCTATGAAATTCCTCTAAATTCCACTACAAAACTAATTGGCCCTACAGCAGTTAGAGAAGCTTTGGATAAAGATCCTACATTTGCTGAACTAAAGACACTTTTGAGAAACCCTAGAATCGGAGATAATATCTTGTATAGGGTAGGTCAACACGATGTCTACTTTATTCCTGTATACACTGCAGGTTCTGGAGGAGTTGTTGCTCAGCTTGGTACTATTGCAGCAGTAGGTGCAGCATTTACTGGAGAGTACTATGTAGGATTAGGGGACACTCAGGATAAAGCATTTGAGGCATATCTCAAAAAGGTATCTGGTGTTGCAGGAGCCTCAACATCAGTTAATGCTGATTATGTAGAATTGGGAAGAGCAGATAGAGTTGATATTATAAAGTCTACATTTACAACAAATGGAATAGAAGTATCTGAACCAACATCAATTCAAATTCCATTATCTTTTAAGGAAGGAGAGATATTCTTCTTTACTGAAAAGGATCGTGCTGACACAGATAAATTCCTAACTGACTTTATCGACAATTTTGTAAAGCCAAGAAATAACAGAGTATTCATGTGGCAACAAGATACCAATCTCAATATTGGAACAATTATTGTTAAAGACAATATTCCTGAAATTCATTACGTTTCAATTTCAATTGGTAACTAA
- a CDS encoding DNA primase small subunit: MLDKDIKFLEDSFKKYYFEHFDLIRVPNRTSEREFGFQKFNSGMTRHISIKDDKELHLLLMKNIPSDVYCSNACYSFPNLPMNEKDWKDADLIFDIDAKDLNLECRKNHTVSKCSECNEMSVDSMKCNKCNSSKLEKKSLPCKNCIDASKNEVSKLSEILTKDLDVQQNNIHVYFSGNEGFHVYVYDSQFQQLGSRERSELTDYIMFNGAIPETFGMKKFKVNRSSFPDFEEKGWRGRFSKTVYGSKSKRSKIITELITNGYSAFQKTLENISDSIGVKIDPNVTMDIHRIFRLPGSLNSKSGLTKIFCPDLAKFDPYQEASFLSETPIQVTANCPIKFELKNKKFGPYYNEKVTIPTFAAAYMICKKLATVS; the protein is encoded by the coding sequence ATGCTAGACAAAGATATAAAATTTTTAGAGGACTCTTTTAAAAAATACTATTTTGAGCATTTTGATCTTATTCGTGTACCAAATAGAACTTCAGAGCGCGAGTTTGGATTTCAAAAATTTAATTCAGGAATGACTAGACACATATCAATTAAAGATGACAAGGAATTACATCTACTACTTATGAAAAATATTCCATCTGATGTTTATTGTTCCAATGCATGTTATTCTTTTCCAAATTTACCTATGAATGAAAAGGATTGGAAGGATGCAGATCTAATTTTTGACATTGATGCCAAAGATCTTAATCTTGAATGCAGAAAAAATCATACTGTTTCAAAATGCAGTGAATGCAATGAAATGTCTGTTGATAGCATGAAATGCAATAAATGTAATTCTTCAAAACTCGAAAAAAAATCACTTCCATGTAAAAATTGTATAGATGCATCTAAAAATGAAGTATCGAAACTGTCTGAAATTTTAACAAAAGACTTGGATGTTCAACAAAATAACATCCATGTGTATTTTTCTGGAAATGAAGGATTTCATGTGTATGTGTACGACTCACAATTTCAACAACTAGGTTCTAGGGAAAGATCAGAACTAACAGACTATATTATGTTCAACGGAGCAATACCTGAAACTTTTGGAATGAAAAAATTTAAGGTTAATAGATCATCTTTTCCAGATTTTGAAGAAAAAGGATGGAGAGGAAGATTTTCAAAAACTGTATATGGTTCAAAGTCAAAACGTTCAAAAATAATTACAGAATTAATTACAAATGGATATTCTGCTTTTCAAAAAACATTAGAGAACATCTCTGATTCTATTGGAGTTAAAATTGACCCAAATGTTACAATGGATATTCATAGAATATTCCGACTTCCAGGTTCACTAAATAGTAAAAGTGGTCTGACAAAAATTTTCTGTCCTGATCTTGCAAAATTTGATCCATATCAAGAAGCTTCTTTTCTGAGTGAAACCCCAATACAGGTAACAGCAAATTGCCCCATCAAGTTTGAGCTAAAAAACAAAAAATTTGGTCCATATTATAATGAAAAAGTAACAATTCCTACTTTTGCTGCAGCATACATGATTTGCAAAAAATTGGCAACTGTCTCTTAA
- a CDS encoding DNA primase, large subunit, producing MLALGQDEIAKYPFLADAGQYLKDKGFTLEQFGTDPDLKSLIEKAYNRIEVAADGKIYQSDLIGDQASNQAALPREVFSFLLAIVLLKLSGMHTLIKRFALAEARRAEKYLEKDLANISDESKKQLAIRVIDDLFSVQIKKHDDYFVIPVSDYLKHSINFHEREWKLINRHVENGLVFLSPHETVRLIRKELGTYISSKIINAKTPPMIVGFEESVGKLISMSKKFATYTVTTGEYPPCIKHAIEVLEKGENLPHSGRFMLATFLLSKGQTVEEIAPLFKNAPDYNQRVTLYQLNHLAGTSGSGTHYSCPSCEKLKTQNLCFAIPECDNIINPLQFGKKRI from the coding sequence ATGCTAGCACTAGGACAAGACGAGATTGCAAAATATCCATTTTTGGCAGATGCAGGTCAGTATCTAAAAGATAAAGGCTTTACATTGGAACAATTTGGAACTGATCCTGATCTGAAATCCCTAATTGAAAAGGCCTATAATCGAATTGAAGTAGCTGCAGATGGAAAAATCTATCAATCTGATTTGATAGGAGATCAGGCATCAAACCAGGCAGCACTTCCAAGAGAGGTATTCTCTTTTCTCCTTGCAATTGTACTTTTAAAATTAAGTGGAATGCACACATTAATCAAAAGATTTGCTCTTGCTGAAGCCAGACGTGCAGAAAAATACCTAGAAAAAGACCTGGCAAATATCTCAGATGAATCAAAAAAACAACTAGCAATTAGAGTTATTGATGATCTGTTTTCAGTTCAGATAAAAAAACACGATGATTATTTTGTCATACCCGTATCTGATTATCTAAAACATTCAATTAATTTTCATGAAAGAGAATGGAAATTAATTAACAGACATGTCGAAAATGGACTTGTATTTCTTTCTCCACATGAAACAGTTAGATTAATTCGAAAAGAACTTGGAACCTACATCAGCTCAAAAATTATAAACGCAAAAACACCACCAATGATTGTAGGTTTTGAAGAGTCAGTAGGTAAACTGATTTCAATGTCTAAAAAATTTGCAACATATACTGTAACTACTGGAGAATATCCACCATGCATTAAACATGCAATTGAGGTTCTTGAAAAAGGCGAAAACCTCCCACATTCTGGAAGATTCATGCTTGCAACATTTCTTTTATCAAAAGGTCAAACAGTGGAAGAGATTGCACCTTTGTTTAAGAATGCTCCTGATTATAATCAACGAGTCACACTTTATCAGTTAAATCATCTTGCAGGAACTTCTGGAAGTGGTACACACTATTCTTGTCCGTCATGTGAAAAACTAAAGACACAAAATCTATGTTTTGCAATTCCTGAATGTGATAATATCATAAATCCTTTACAATTTGGGAAAAAGAGAATCTAA
- a CDS encoding apurinic endonuclease Apn1 encodes MQIGCHVSISGSIDKSVDNALERECSAFQIFTRNPRGWHAKDLSENDITNFKTKLKASKIDRFATCAHMPYLPNLSTPKADGFEKSVNTLISEMNRCAQLGIPYLVTHLGSHLGSGEEAGIKQLVKGLNKAGQTKNDVMILLENTAGQKNSVGAEFEQLAEIFNQLKPTKKFGVCIDTCHAFVSGYDLRTEKSVKDTFAKFDSVIGFENLKILHLNDAKGEIGCNLDRHYHIGLGNIGEKGLSEVIKIANKKKIPIILETPIDDTRDDFENIRKVKELA; translated from the coding sequence ATGCAGATCGGTTGCCATGTTTCGATCTCAGGTTCGATAGACAAATCAGTAGATAATGCTTTAGAAAGAGAATGTTCCGCTTTTCAGATATTTACTAGAAATCCAAGAGGATGGCATGCAAAAGATCTTAGTGAAAATGATATTACAAATTTTAAGACAAAACTAAAAGCAAGTAAGATAGATAGATTTGCCACTTGTGCACACATGCCATATTTGCCAAACCTATCTACTCCAAAAGCAGACGGGTTTGAAAAATCAGTAAACACTTTGATTAGTGAAATGAACAGATGTGCACAATTGGGAATTCCTTATTTGGTTACTCATCTTGGTAGCCATTTGGGTTCTGGTGAGGAAGCTGGAATTAAACAACTTGTTAAGGGATTGAACAAAGCAGGACAAACAAAAAATGATGTGATGATTTTATTGGAGAATACTGCTGGTCAAAAAAATTCAGTAGGTGCAGAGTTTGAACAGTTGGCAGAAATTTTTAATCAGTTAAAGCCTACAAAAAAATTTGGTGTTTGTATTGATACATGTCATGCATTTGTTTCAGGATATGATTTGAGAACTGAAAAATCAGTAAAAGACACTTTTGCAAAGTTTGATAGTGTTATTGGATTTGAGAATTTAAAAATTTTACACCTTAATGATGCAAAAGGTGAGATAGGATGCAATCTCGATAGACATTACCATATAGGACTTGGAAATATCGGTGAAAAAGGATTGTCAGAAGTGATAAAGATTGCAAATAAGAAAAAGATTCCAATAATTTTAGAGACACCAATTGATGATACTAGAGATGACTTTGAGAACATAAGAAAAGTCAAGGAATTGGCGTAG
- a CDS encoding glycyl-tRNA synthetase: MNYEDVMKLALERGFYFPSCEVYADAQAGFWEYGPSGVSLKNKFLELWRRELIRRDGMMEIDGSQIMSKSVFEASGHLGNFADPIIKCTKCKSTFRADRTIAEISKVEIPESADLSEFDNAILQNNIKCPKCKGDFESTKKFNMMFKVGIGPEEEEAYLRPETCQSIFVDFPRLYKTMRGKLPLGIAQVGKSFRNEISPRQSLLRLREFYQAEIEVFCNPNKLDEIEKFREIENAIIRIQTDAEIIPMTCKKAVESGVVPNKFVAYYLAILTEFYEKTGIDITKSRFRKLGEKEKAFYAQVAFDFEVETTIGWLELVACNYRSDYDLSSHANKSKEKFEVMDNEEKVLPHVFEISMGIDRSLYTILEHSLIDDKEHERVVLSIKPYLAPVHVGVLSLIKKDGLKEKTDEIYLSLKRKYDVFLDHSGAIGRRYRRLDEIGAPFAVTVDYQSFEDQTVTIRKRDSMSQERIKIDDIDSVISKETAFP, encoded by the coding sequence ATGAACTATGAAGACGTGATGAAATTAGCACTTGAACGGGGATTTTACTTTCCTAGTTGTGAAGTTTATGCAGATGCCCAGGCAGGATTTTGGGAATATGGTCCATCTGGAGTTAGTTTGAAAAATAAATTCTTGGAATTGTGGCGAAGAGAATTGATCAGAAGAGATGGCATGATGGAAATTGATGGTTCACAGATAATGTCAAAGTCTGTCTTTGAGGCATCTGGTCACTTGGGAAACTTTGCAGACCCAATAATAAAATGTACAAAGTGTAAATCAACTTTTAGAGCAGATAGAACAATTGCAGAAATTTCAAAAGTTGAGATTCCTGAAAGTGCAGATTTATCAGAATTTGATAATGCCATATTACAAAACAACATCAAGTGCCCAAAGTGCAAAGGAGATTTTGAAAGTACCAAGAAGTTTAACATGATGTTCAAAGTTGGTATTGGTCCAGAAGAAGAAGAGGCATACCTCAGACCTGAGACATGTCAATCTATCTTTGTTGATTTTCCAAGACTGTATAAAACCATGAGAGGAAAATTACCATTAGGGATTGCTCAGGTAGGTAAGAGTTTTAGAAATGAGATATCACCAAGGCAGAGTCTTTTGAGATTGCGTGAGTTTTATCAGGCAGAAATCGAAGTTTTTTGTAATCCCAACAAACTAGATGAGATTGAAAAGTTTAGAGAAATTGAAAATGCAATAATCAGAATACAAACAGATGCTGAAATAATTCCAATGACATGCAAAAAAGCAGTTGAATCAGGAGTTGTTCCAAACAAGTTTGTAGCGTATTATTTAGCAATACTTACAGAGTTTTATGAAAAAACAGGTATTGATATTACAAAAAGTAGGTTTCGAAAACTTGGCGAAAAAGAAAAGGCGTTTTATGCACAAGTTGCATTTGATTTTGAAGTAGAGACTACAATTGGATGGTTAGAGCTTGTTGCATGTAATTACAGATCAGACTATGATCTATCCAGTCATGCAAATAAAAGTAAAGAGAAATTTGAGGTGATGGATAATGAAGAGAAAGTTCTTCCCCATGTCTTTGAGATTTCTATGGGAATTGATCGTAGTCTTTACACAATCTTAGAGCATAGTTTGATAGATGATAAAGAACATGAGAGGGTTGTTTTGTCTATCAAGCCATACTTAGCTCCAGTTCATGTTGGAGTCTTGTCATTAATAAAAAAAGATGGGCTAAAAGAAAAGACAGACGAGATTTATCTTTCATTGAAGCGTAAATATGATGTATTTTTGGATCATTCAGGCGCAATAGGAAGGAGATATCGTAGGTTAGATGAGATTGGAGCTCCTTTTGCAGTTACAGTTGATTATCAGAGTTTTGAGGATCAAACTGTGACAATTCGAAAAAGAGATTCAATGTCTCAAGAGAGAATAAAAATTGACGATATAGATTCTGTTATTTCAAAAGAAACTGCATTTCCTTAA
- a CDS encoding RTX toxins and related Ca2+-binding protein: protein MCGLPFEAYDRFILGTLGDDKLKGTNGNDLIYGLAGDDKIEGKNGNDCIIGGPGDDHINGGNGNDTIEGNEGNDTIEGNNGDDTISGGDGNDKIQGNNDDDFIYGGSGNDKIRGNNGDDFIDGGDNTDECKGGNGSNTVINCEEEDKKHDEDKVEDKKVKEAEDKAKKDKEEADKKVKEAEDKANKKK, encoded by the coding sequence ATGTGTGGATTACCTTTTGAAGCATATGATAGATTTATTCTTGGAACTTTAGGTGATGACAAACTAAAAGGAACAAATGGAAATGATCTAATTTATGGTCTTGCAGGAGATGACAAGATAGAAGGAAAGAATGGTAATGACTGCATCATTGGAGGTCCAGGTGATGATCACATAAACGGTGGTAATGGTAATGATACAATAGAAGGAAATGAAGGTAACGACACAATTGAAGGAAACAACGGTGATGATACTATCTCAGGTGGAGATGGTAATGATAAGATCCAAGGAAATAACGATGATGACTTTATTTATGGTGGAAGTGGTAATGATAAGATCCGAGGAAACAACGGTGATGACTTTATTGATGGAGGAGACAATACAGATGAATGTAAAGGTGGTAATGGTTCAAACACTGTAATTAATTGTGAAGAGGAAGATAAAAAACATGATGAGGATAAAGTAGAAGACAAGAAGGTAAAGGAAGCAGAAGATAAAGCAAAGAAGGACAAAGAAGAAGCAGACAAGAAGGTAAAGGAAGCAGAAGATAAAGCAAATAAAAAGAAATAA